From Streptomyces sp. SCSIO 75703:
CGGTGAGAGGCTGACCCGTCTGGTGCCGAACCACTCGTTCGCGCTGCTGGAGGCGGAAGAACGGGGGCTGCGCGAGGAGTTGGCGAGGGAGTTCCCGTTGCTGGACGATCCGCTGTTGGTGGACGCCCTCGTGTATTGCGACATGACGACGACGCCAGACGGCGGCCGGACGATGGCGCGAGAGCGGGTCGCGGAGATCGTCGGCCGTTATGGCGCGGACAGCGTGGTCGGTCGGTTCATCCGGCGGGCGGCGCCGGAGATCTTCTCCTCCATCGAGCGGATCGAGGCCGCTGTGGCAGCTCAGCCGAGGTGGGGATACGTGCCGGCGAGGTAGTCGCCGATCTGCTGGCGCATGCTGGGGTGGATGTCGTACTGGTCGAGGTCGGCCGGCTGGACGAAGCGGACTCCGTCGGCCTCGTCGTTGACCGTGGGCGCCCCGCCGACGGGGCGCCCGATGTAGGTGTTCTCGTACTGCTGGCGGATCTCGCCGTCGGTGTAGGCGACGATGTGGTTCGGGTTGGTGTAGACGCCGAGGAAGCCGGTGATCTCCGCGATGATGCCGGTCTCCTCCAGACACTCGCGGACCGCGCACTGGGCCGCGGTCTCGCCGATGTCCTGGGCTCCGCCGGGAAGCGCCCACTGTCCGGTGTCGCGGCGGCGCTGGAGGAGGATGGCACCCGTCTCGTCGACGACGAGCAGATTGCTGGCCGGGATGAGGGTGTTCGCCTTCGGCGCGGCCGGGTCGTTGTAGTACTCAGTCCTGCCCATGGTCGGCGGTCCTCTCCTGGTCGGGTGCCCACGGCCGTGCGGCGGCCCAGACGGCGTCGAAGCTCCGAGCGCAGTTGTCGAACCACCCCGTGCCGTCGGCTCTCCTGAGGTGGAGGAGCGGGTTGGCGCTGGCCGGCTGCCCCCAGACGTGGGGGTTGACGAG
This genomic window contains:
- a CDS encoding HD domain-containing protein produces the protein MNEERVGWARRIAAAEPGKVLPRRWAHSRGVADRAAEIGLILGKDADLLISAALLHDVGYAPRLATTGFHPLDGARFLRDAHGAGERLTRLVPNHSFALLEAEERGLREELAREFPLLDDPLLVDALVYCDMTTTPDGGRTMARERVAEIVGRYGADSVVGRFIRRAAPEIFSSIERIEAAVAAQPRWGYVPAR
- a CDS encoding NUDIX domain-containing protein — translated: MGRTEYYNDPAAPKANTLIPASNLLVVDETGAILLQRRRDTGQWALPGGAQDIGETAAQCAVRECLEETGIIAEITGFLGVYTNPNHIVAYTDGEIRQQYENTYIGRPVGGAPTVNDEADGVRFVQPADLDQYDIHPSMRQQIGDYLAGTYPHLG